The Oncorhynchus mykiss isolate Arlee chromosome 14, USDA_OmykA_1.1, whole genome shotgun sequence genome segment ggaccatttcagtttgtcagtgatgtgtacaccgaggaacttaactttctaccttctccaccgctgtcccgtcgatgtggatggggggatgctccctctgctgtttcctgaagtccatgatcgtctttgttttgttgatgttgagtgagaggttgttttcgcGGCACCACACTCCCGtaaccctcacctcctccctgtaggctgtctcgttgttggtaatcaagcctaccactgtagtgttgtctgcaaacttgatgattgaattggaggcgtgcgtggccacgcaatcATGGGTGAACGGAATACAGAAGGGgcctgagcatgcacccttgtggggccccagtgttgaggatcagcgaagtggatgtgttgtttcctactttcaccacctgggggcggtccatgaggaagtccaggacccaattgcacagggtggggttcagacccagggcctcaagcttaatgatgagctttgagggtactatggtgttgaatgctaagctatagtcaatgaacagcattcttacataggtattcctcttgtccacatgggatagggcagtgtgatggcgattgcatcgtctgtggacctattggggcagtaagcaaatttaAGTGGGTGGCAGGGTGGCAGGTAAGATGGAGGTGAattgatccttgactagtctctcaaagcacttcatgatgacagagttgagtgctacagggcaatagtcatttagttcatttagttcagttttgcattcttgggtacaggaacaattgtGGCCGTTTTGAAGCAtgtagggacagcagactggaattgggagagattgaatatgtccgtaaacacaccaaccagctggtcttggtctgtgcatgctctgaggacgtggctagggatgccgtctggaccagaagccttgcgagggttaacacatttaaatgtcatactcacatcggccacagagaaggagagcccacagtcgtTGGTAGCGGGCCGGCGTCGGTGGAGCTGTGTTATCCCCAAAGTGGGTGAAGAAGCTGTTTAGCTTGTCCAGAAGCAAGACGTTAGTGTCCGCGACATGGCTAATTTTCCTTTTGTAGTTTGTGATTGTctttagaccctgccacatacatctcgtgtctgagacgtttttcagcgacagggtctgggagactagtcaggatcgagggaaagatgaacgaagcaaagtacagagagatccttgatgaaaacctgctccataggtctcaggatctcagactggggcgaaggttcaccttccaataggacaacgaccctaagcacacaaccaagacaacacaggagtagcttcgggaccaGTCTCTAaatgaccttgagtggcccagccagtgcccggacttgaacccgatcgaacacctgaaaatagctgtgcagcgacgttccccatccaacctgaaagagcttgagaagatctgcagagaagaatgggagaaattccccaaatacaggtgtgccaagcttatagtatcatacccaagaagactcgaggctgtttatcactgccaaaggtgcttcaacaaagtactgagtaaaggctctgaatatTTCAgtctttttatttgtaatacatttgccaaaaagttatataaacctgtttttgctttgtcattatgggttattgtgttttagattgatgagggggaaataaatatttaatcaattttagaataagtctgtaacgtaacaaaatatggcaAAAGTccaggggtcggaatactttccgaatgcactgtataaactACAGAGTCAAAGCATTTATCCCAAGACCAATGCAGTGTGATCACTGTGAAGCATTTGGTTATGTAGCAAGTGTTTGCAGAAGGGAGAAGACAAGATGTCCAAGTTGTGGGAAAGATCATGTCATGTGTAATAAAAGTGATGAAAATGTGACGTTGTAACTGTGGAGGGAACCATGAAGCCACGTCTCTGGAATGCCCCACAAGAAGGAAAGACAACGAGGTGCCCAAAGACAGGGCTGTCCAGAGCATTTCATATGCAACAGATGTTAAAAGGGTTGAGGGTTTGAATGGTGCTCCTGGAGAGTCCATGGTGGTGGACACTTTCACTGCAGAGCCGAATATATTGAtcaaagtcaccttgtccgagagagatttacatgggtATCAAAATGTCActccagggtaagcctacacgaaacccAGCCCTtatttaagtgtttctaaaatcccttatggggaaaatgaatgttggaaaaaacgattggaaccatttccctgtttgaccgctagatttcatgggtattatgacatcaccactgtggggctctataggttaacaatactttcctgtggatattttgtctcaaatttCAAGCAGCTGAAGAACAAATTAAACCGCACAGACAACCGATGTAGAGTACATTTAAATgtcattttattcaacattctggcttgtaaggaACATTTTACATGATTTTTCAGCCATTAGTTTAAGGCTGTATATGCCAATTAattgtgtattacagcctgattttATTACAGCCTGATTTAATCAAACGaatacatagctagctagcttagctagTCATTGCTTGCTAACTGGTTAGCTGTCCCATACTAGCATGAGAATGACACACAACCCCTGGAATATGAATCATTTTGTGAACTATTCCCACAGAAGCACGAATTCTTTGTGGACATGACATGTGAGGGATGCTCTGGGGCAGTCACCCGAGTCCTCAATAAACTGGGTGAGTAGCTAAATGTCACCCGAGTCCTCAATAAACTGGGTGAGTAGCTAAATGTCACCCGAGTACTCAATAAACTGGTTGAGTCGCTAAATGTCACCCGAGTCCTCAATAAACTGGGTGAGTCGCTAAATGTCACCCGAGTCCTCAATAAACTGGGTGAGTCGCTAAATGTCACCCGAGTCCTCAATAAACTGGGTGGGTAGCTAAATGTCACCCGAGTCCTCAATAAACTGGGTGAGTCGCTAAATGTCACATCAAATCCAGCTTCCTGGAACATCTcttaaacaacacacacacaggctcacacacTTTGTTGAGAATGGTGTGCTTTGGTTTAGCTAAATTCAACAAATATAGATTACTTGTGTCATATTGACTGGCTTGCTAAAATTGTtttattttctctttctgtcttatTTGTTGGCGTAAGGTGGTGTCCAATTTGAGATCGACCTCCCCAACAAGAAGGTTTTCATTGAGTCTGACAAGGACACGGACGTGCTTCTGGAAACACTTAAGAAGACTGGAAAGGCAGCTAACTACATCGGCCCCAAGTGACGAATCATCCTCTTTTCTCTATAGAACAGGTGAACTCTAAATATATTAAGTGACAGTCAATTCAATATCGAACAAACTTCCCATTCATCCCTACAGCTCCTTCCTCTTCTCACCATCGCAACCTGTTTAGCCTTATCGTGTCCTTGTTTCTGTGTGTTAGCTGTTGGTTGGTGCTGATATGAAGGATGATCATGAGAAGAAAGAACCCTGGCTGACATGTCTTCATGGACCACTGGAATGAGCTTGCACTGCCAAGCTGTCCACTTTCAGTAATTTAAGCACTATTATttatgtgtcccaaatgccactaTAAAGGCCCAGGTCCAAAGTAGGGCACTGTATACGGAATAGAGTACCCTTTTGGGACGAATCCACTGTGAATATCCAGTGTGATTGATGCGCAGGATAAAATATATCATGTTATCTAAATGGGTTAACTTTACCGCAGGGAAATGAAAGGATGTAAAGATCGCTGTCTCTGCTTTGTCTTAATGAAAGCACCAATTGTAATTCACATTGATTTGGGGGGTACGGCAACCATCCTGTATTAcgttttcctttctctgtctgaaTATTGTTCATGTTTACCCACATGTCAAATAAAAAAGAACGGTGATTCTAGACACCTGTcctcttattttttattttcacacATAGTCAAACCTTCTGCGGAAGTCCTAAAGAGCTGTTTGTTATCCCAAGAAAATACTGCTAATTTGCATAAGCAATAATAAAAACAAAATTGGTCCGCATACAAGTTCTGACGAGTAACATATTATTTTAGTTTGGAGATGTCTTGCCAGGTTGTATGATGTGACTGCCACTAGGTGGTAGTGTTGGTTCTTGGTTTAATTTGACAGGAGGATCCCGCCCCTTTTTCATCGATTGTGTGGAATTCGACTTCAGTTTCTGGCGCAATGTCCTTCAGCCGTGCAAATGCCAACATCAGCCGTTTTCGTCAAAGATAAATGATTGAGCTGCAATTAGTAGATTTGTAAATCATATAGCTTTTTCATGCTTATTCTGAAGGGGTAAGAGTGTTATGTAGTTTATTCGAAAAAAATAATTTTTTAAGAAGACATGGTATGAGACACGATATACTATCTCTGAGACAATTTGCGATTGAGTCCGCGGTGCTATGACAGGCGAACCATCCCTTACCCCTATGTTAGTTGGTACAATCCGAACAGGACCTTCCACAAGTCCCAGGACAACGGACACTACCAATTCATAAAAGAGGGTGGCACAGCAGATGTAGAAAGACCACCCAAGATATCTGAACATCAGTGATGACTGCTCTTCGATGGACACCAGGAAGAGGATtacagtactggtacacaggACCACTTGGAGGGATAgaacaaaaaaacattgaaaaCTTAATAATATATTGACAGAGAGGAAAATCAAAAtagaattgtatttgtcacgtgcgccgaatacaacaagtgtagaccctacagtgaaatgcttactgacaggcCTTTAACCAACAACGcgttaagaagttttaagaagaaaaaaagttttttaggtaaaaacaaaatagaaaataaaagtaacaaataatttaaAACATGAAGATAAAACACCTTCCAAGTATCAAATACATCTGGCTTATAAAAGCTGATCTTGCATCCCGATCACAAACAAATTCCCACCAAGCATGTATTGCAGCCAACAGAAATCAGCATGCATATAAACTAGCAAGTATTTTTTGACATCCTGGGCATTATGTAACCTGGAATACAAACTGATACTCCATTTAACCATACGGAGTATATCTGTTTGGATTCATATCAATCTGGATTCCACACCATGTCATAATGCTCTAATGTAGTGACAAATCCTTAAGCGTGCacaaacacctacctgagacATATTTCATAGCCTACCTGAGATAATATTTCATAGCCTACCTGAGATAATACCGAGGAGTAGTGCAGCAATGACTCTCCTACCACTGTCTAGAGCTGGTCTGATAGTGAAGAGAGCAGCAAAGGAGAGAGCACTGGAGCCAGAGAGGAATATCCAAGACAAACTATATGTACCTGATAATGAATCAAATAGGTACTTATAAAATATCTGACGTTCATGCCATCAACTTAGCCTATGTTGACATTTGTACACATAGTAGTAGGCAGACAGTCAGCCATTTCAGGTACATGTTTGTGTTATTTAGAGAGACCATTTTAAAAAGAGACTAGGCCTCAAGTTATAATAATGCTGTAATTGTAGTTATATACCGCAATTGAAGTTATATACTTTAATTGTAGTGCTACATTGACCTGTTCTCGTTCTCGTGAATAAAACAAATGTGTACGTCAAGGTAGCCCAGTTTAATGAATAGCCCACATTCATCACATCTTGTGAGTGGGAGACTGCTGCCTGACAAGATGTGCTTACCCTGAAGAAAGAGCCTGATGTCATAACGCTTTGAGTTTGATGACAGTATGTCACACATACACTACTACCAACATACTGTCACAGTGGCCCAATTGTTCTCTTGTACAGTGGTTTGGAATAGCActgcatgcatcccaaatggcacccttattcCCCCCCGATAGCGTAGCGCTCTATAGgcctccggtcaaaagtagtgcactataatgggaATATGGTGCGATTAGGGATGTAGTCACTCTCCCTCCACAAAAGGACACCATGTAACGGCAACGTTGTTCACCCGTCCATGCTGGGAACACGGTGCAACTGGAGAAGCCTTCGTAGCTGTTGCAGAGCCTAAAACAaggcattgtcccccccccccccccccccccccgcacattgactctgtaccggtacccccactgtatatagtctcactattgttattttactgctgctctttaattacttgttcattttatttcttattcttgttcatattctttattattattagagacatagatacatttagagacatagagacatttagagacatagagatattgtttttgtattcatgtttgtatgggtagcctagtggttagagcgttggactagtaaccggaaggttgcaagttcaaatccccgagctgacaaggtacaaatctgtcattctgcccctgaataggcagttaacccactgttcctaggccgtcattgaaaataagaatttgttcttaactgacttgcctagttaaataaaccgTGGGGGCACACAGGCACTCGCTGGTCCCCTCCGGTTGGACCAGCCACTGTGGGGGCACACAGGCACTCGCTGGTCCTCTTTCAAGCAGCTCAGTCAGATGAATTCATTACTGGAAGATCAGGGACAGCCTTTCAGTTTACACGTTATAGCCTGATCTGATTGAAATGGTTAGGCTTCTTTGGTTCAGAAATGGTTGTGTCCAATGACAGCCTTGGATCTTTGTGTTCCTGCATTCAGAATGTGATGTGTATTCCGTTCTATCAATGATATCACGTTTATTCTATCACAAATGATACTGGCTTAGCTAGACGGTCACAAATACAGTCTATTTTCTTTTGTGATTTTGCCAAACGTTGTCCAATGTTGGCAGGTATATCTGGGAACACATGCTTATTAAATACTTTGttattgtaaaaaataatctgTATTGCTTTCATCCACAAAATAATGAAGGCTAGTGACAATTATAACGCTTCACTCAACTTATTAATTGCAGAAGGAGATCTATGGAAACAGGGAGACTTATTTTTGTAAttcatacaattttttttttttatatatttctaaataaaaaaaataaaagtaataataataatttataaataaatacatttgcgaCTGAATGAATCAAACAGTAATTAAACACGATATTAGGTAATAGATAAGATAACTTACTGTAGGTGTTGTgaaaatgtacataaaaatatttgTCCCTTTTTGGAATTCCTGCAACCCAAGACTGTTGCTTGTTTAATATAGAGACTGATTGATGAGCTATGATTGAATAATTGGCTGTTCCATCAAGTGTCTCAACAGCTTAGATAGGAAATCCCAGGGAGGTACAGTAAATTCACCCTCCTCTCACTACCCTGTCTGACTCTTTCCTGAGTTGACCAGAGAGGCCGTCCTCCCGAGGGGAGGGAAACGCTCCTGTTAGATCCTGTGGTCCCTGCCAAAGGAAACAGAAATCTGACTTATCGAGAATTTAGTTAAATGTGCATATTGAGTGCTGAGAGTAAATATGCAACAGTGGGCATACAGACATGGTTGGATTGGCTGAAATAGTATTTATTTTCTGCACTGCCCACGTCATTAGATTTAAttcaaatctaaatcaaatcacattttattattCACATAcgctgaatacaactggtgtcgaccttacagtgaaatgctgaatacaactggtgtagtagaccgtacagtgaaatgctgaatacaacaggtgtagtagaccgtacagtgaaatgctgaatacaacaggtgtagtagaccttacagtgaaatgctgaatacaactggtgtcgaccttacagtgaaatgctgaatacaacaggtgtagtagaccttacagtgaaatgctgaatacaacaggtgtagtagaccttacagtgaaatgctgaatacaacaggtgtagtagaccttatagtgaaatgctgaatacaacaggtgtagtagaccttacagtgaaatgctgaatacagcaggtgtaggtagaccttacagtgaaatgctgaatacaacaggttagaccttacagtgaaatgccgaatacagcaggtgtaggtagaccttacagtgaaatgctgaatacaacaggttagaccttacagtgaaatgctgaatacagcaggtgtaggtagaccttacagtgaaatgctgaatacaacaggtgtagtagaccttacagtgaaatgctgaatacaacaggtgtagtagaccttatagtgaaatgctgaatacaacaggtgtagtagaccttacagtgaaatgctgaatacagcaggtgtagtagaccttacagtgaaatgctgaatacagctggtgtcgaccttacagtgaaatgctgaatacaactggtgtcgaccttacagtgaaatgccgaatacaactggtgtagtagaccttagtgaaatgctgaatacaacaggtgtagtagaccttacagtgaaatgccaaatacaactggtgtcgaccttacagtgaaatgctgaatacaacaggttagaccttacagtgaaatgctgaatacaacaggtgtagtagaccttacagtgaaatgctgaatacaacaggttagaccttacagtgaaatgctgaatacaacaggttagaccttacagtgaaatgctgaatacaacaggttagaccttacag includes the following:
- the atox1 gene encoding ATX1 antioxidant protein 1 homolog (The RefSeq protein has 3 substitutions compared to this genomic sequence); its protein translation is MTTRHEFFVDMTCEGCSGADTRVLNKLGGVQFEIDLPNKKVFIESDKDTDVLPETLKKTGKAANYIGPK